The Candidatus Krumholzibacteriia bacterium region CGGCCCCGGCCAGTGTGTGGCTGGGGGCGGCCGGCGTGGTCGACGACCGGACCTGGGGTCTGCCGTGGCGCGCGCGGATCACCGCCCTGGCCGTCGACGGAGCGGCGAGCTGGCCTTCGTTGGCCCGCCGTGGTGAGCGCCTGGTGATCGTCGAGGGAACCGAGGTCGATGCCTTTCTCGCTCTTGCCGCGGCGGACGGGGTGGGAATCGAGCCGGGCACCCCGCACGATGCGGACCTCACTTCGGACACCGCGGTCGAGGCCCTGGCCTTCCTGCGCCGGGTGATGGCCCGGGCCACGGTCGTGCCGTCGACCGCGTCGTGGCCGCAGGACGCCACGGCGGCCGTACTCGCCTCGACGCATCGCGACGGCCTTCCCGCCGGTCTCACCGTCCGTGCCCTGCCCGGGCCCGACGACACCGAGGACGGTCGCGTGATCGCCCGTCCGCGCGTCCTGGTCGTGCCCGTGGCGGGTGACCACGGAGATCTGGGAGTCCAGCTGGCCCGCTGGCTGGCCGCCCCGGGGCGGGCCGCGTTGTTGCACGAGAGCGCGGGGGAGGGCATCGCCCTGCATCGCGACGTCGACCCAGCGCGTGTGCGCTCGGGGGGCGATTGGCTCGCATTGAGACCCCAGGCCTGTCTGCCACCCACCCTGGGCCCCGACGCAGCGGCCTGGCAGGCCGCTCTGCACGACGTCGTGGCGGCCGCGGTCGAGCGTCGTCGCACTCCGCGCGCTGCGCTCGAGGAGACCTGGAACCGGCGCCCACTCGACACCGATGGTTGATCGTTCCTTCCGGGCGGCCGGTCTCATGATCGGCACCAGTCTCGACGGCGTGGACGCCGCGGTGGTGGAGTTCACCGCCGACCTGCGCGGCCATCGCCTGCTGGCCCACCGGACCTCGCCTCTGCGCGCTGCTGATCCGCAACGGCTGCGGGCCGTCGCGGCGGGTGCGGCGACCACCGCTTCCGAACTCAGCGCCCTGGGCTTCGCCCTGGTCGACGACCACGAACGTGCCCTGCGGCAGGTCTGTTCGGAAGCCGCGATCGATCCGGCCCGACTGGACTGGGCGGCGGCGCACGGAGTCACCCTGTGGCACGCTCCCGCCGCACGTGGCGGGCACGGGTGGCAGCTCCTCCCCGGCCCCGCCCTCGCCGCGCGGCTCGGCTGCCCGGTGGTCCACGATTTCCGCAGCGCGGACCTCGCGCTCGGCGGTCACGGCGCGCCGCTGGCTCCGGTGGCCGACCGACTCCTGCGCGCGTCGTCCGACGAGGACCGCGTGGTCCTGAACCTGGGGGGCATTGCCAATCTGACTGCTCTGCCGGCCGGGGCCGAAGTGATCCTGGCCGCCGACGTCGGACCGGCGAACCTGCCGCTCGACGAGATGGTGCGACGTGCCGACCCCGAGGGTCCGGGCTACGACCGCGACGGCGCGCTCGCCGTGACGGGCCGTGTGGTGCCGGAGCTCGTCGCGGCGATCCTGGCCGAGGACTGGGTCCGCGCTCCGCTGCCCCGGAGCTGGGGGCGCGAGGAATTCGGTCCGCGTTGGGTCGACTCGATCGAGGCGCGCGCGCCCGGCACCGGCCTCGTCGATCGCCTCGCGTCGGTGATCGAGGCCGAGAGCCGTGCGCTCGCCTGGTTGCTCGACGAGGGTCTGGGTGGGTGGAAGCGGGCACACAGCGCCACGCACCTGCTGGTGACCGGCGGAGGGCGCCACAACCGGGCCGCGATGCGCGCGCTCGAACGGGCGCTGCCGGGTGTGGTGCTGGACGGGATCGAGGTCCTCGGCGAGGATGCCGACGCCAAGGAAGCCGTGGACTTCGCGCTGCTCGGTGGGCTCTGTGTGCAACGACGCGGCGCGGGTGTGGAATCGACCACGGGCGCGCGGGGCGACACCGTTCTCGGCAGCCTCGCGCCCGGACGAACCGGGATCAGGAGAACCGATGCGTGAACGGATCCGTCGAGTCCTGGTGGTACTGTGGCTGGTGGCCTGGACCAGTGCCTGCGCGGCGCCCCCGGCCGACGGCATCGTATCCGATCCCTCGGACTTCGAGCCCGACCGCGGGCGGACCGACGTCCGCGTGGCTCTGGCCTTCGCGGCTCCGTCGGTGACCTTCGAGGCGACGGGCGACGTGCGGGTGTTCGCGGAGGGCGATCGCTGGCGCGGATCCGCCGGTGCCTACCACGCCACGGTCCGTGCGGGTGAACTGGTCCTGACCGCCCCGTCGGGCGGACGGGTCGAAGCGAAGTCGACGATCGATCTGCGGGCCGCCGACCCTGCGCCGTGGCGCTTCGACGGCGATCGCTTCGCAGGTTCGCTCACCGTACGGCGCAACGACGACGGCACCGTGAGTCTGGTCAACACGCTCCCCGTCGAGACCTACCTGCGCGGCGTGGTGCCGTGGGAGATCGGTCGCCCCGGCGAGGACGCGCGCGCGGCCGTCGAGGCCCAGGCCGTCGCGGCGCGCACCTACACCTACGCGCGTCTCGGACGCTGGGAAGAGTACGGTTTCGACCTCCACGCCGACGTCCGCGACCAGGTGTACCGCGGTCTCAGCGGTACGGCGCCGATCTGCGACGAAGCCATTCGGGCCACCGCGCACCGGGTCGCGGTGCGCGACGGCGCGTTGATCCGGGCCTACTACAGCTCGACCAGCGGTGGGCACACCGCCACGCTCGTCGACGTCTGGCACCGCGAGGGCGCACCCTACCTGATCGGCAAGCGGGACGCGGATGCCCGGGGGCGCAGTTGGTGTCGGACGTCGCCGCACTTCCGGTGGACCGAGTCGTGGTCGGCGAAGGAACTGGGCGACATCGTTCGCGAGCACCTGTCCTCCGAACTCGATCGATCTCTCGCACCCGAGGACATCGGCGTGCTGCAACGGATCGACGTCGTCGCGCGCGACCACTCGGGGCGGGTGCAGCGTCTGGCCGTGGTCACCGACGTCGACCGCTTCGAGATCTGGGGCGATCGGATCCGCTGGGTGCTGCGACCGGTCGGGTCGCGCTACGGGATCCTCCGCAGCACGTTGTTCACCGTGGAGAACGTCGAGCGCGACGGTCGTCTGGTGGGGGTGGTGCTGCGCGGTGGCGGATTCGGTCATGGCGTGGGCATGTGTCAGACCGGAGCCCTGGCCCGCGCCCGTGCCGGTCAGGGCGCAGGCACGATCCTGCGCGCGTACTACGAAGGGATCGACGTCGTCGACGTGCGTTCGCTCGACGGGTGGAAGCTCGCACGGTGAGCGACCCGCGTCCGGCGCTGGTGGGCCTCTCCGGCCCCGCACTCGACGACGACGAACGCGACCTGCTGGCGCGCCTGCGACCGCAGGGCGTGTTGTTGTTCGAACGCAACGCGACCGACGAGCAGCAATTGCGGGCGTTGACCCACGAAGTCGACGCCCGGTTGCGTGACGCAGGGGTCGACACGCCCCTCGTGGCGTCGGACACCGAGGGCGGGATCGTCTTCCCGTTGCACCGCGTGCTGGATCCCGGCCCCGGTGCGACCACCCTGGGCTGGATCGATCGGACCGAACTGACCGAGACCGTCCACGCCGACCGCGGGGCACGACTGCGGGCGTCGGGAGTGAACCTGGTACTCGCGCCGGTCGCCGACGTGGACGTGGCCGGTAATCCGGTGATCGGAACGCGTGCCTTCGGACGCGACCCGGAGCACGTCCGGCGTCACGTCGCCGCCGCCGTGCGCGGTCTGCACCGCGGCGGCGTCGCGTGTTGCGTGAAGCACTGGCCCGGCCACGGGGCCGCGCGGGTGGACAGTCATCTGGAACTCCCGGTTCTCGACCGCGACGACGCCGCGCTGCGTGCGGTCGACGCCCCGCCCTTCGAGGACGCCGTCGCCGCGGGTGTCGACGCCGTGATGACGGGACATCTCCGCGTGCCGGCATGGCAGTCCGTCGGGACCGGTCCGGTGAGCGTGGACCCGGCCGCCATCGCCCGGCTGCGCAGCACGCTCGGGTTCGACGGACCGTTGCTGGGCGATGCCATCGAGATGCAGGCGCTCGCCGGCTACGGCCCGGGCGCTCTGCGGTCGGCAGGACTCGACCTGGTCCTGTTCGCGGCACCGCTCGCACGGATCGAGACCGCGGTGCGGGAGCTCGACCCCACTCCGGCGCACGCCTGGCACGTGCCCGCTGCGCCCCGGACCGAACCGGCGTCCGAGGTGCCCTGGGACTTCGCTCTGCGCCGCGACGGGGAATGGCCGGTTCCGTCGCCGCGACGGTGGTGGGTGGTCGACGAAGCCGGTGGCGATCGCCTGCTCCGCGTTCCCGACGACACGGCCGATCCGCTCGGTCACGGCCATGCCACCGGACACCGAGCGTGGGAGAACGCCCTCGCGCCGATCGCCGACCACGTCGACGTGATCACGATCGAGCGTCTGGCCGACCTCGAACCCACGAGCGACGAGGGCGTGGCCTTGCTCTCGGTCCGGTCCGGACGCTTCGACGATCTGTCCGATCGGATCGCCACGCTGCGGCCGGCGGCGTGGCTCCTGGGTGGTGCCGCGGCGATCGACGATCTGCGGGTGGGACCAGGAGTGGCGGCGGCTCGCTGCGCCGAGGTGCGGCCGCGTCTGCTGGAGCGTGTCCTGCGCAGCGGAGCCATTTGACACGGTGGTTCGGCGTGACTACACTGCTCGTCTGCTCGCGGGGGCGTAGTTCAGTTGGTCAGAACGCCGGCCTGTCAAGCCGGAGGTCGCGAGTTCAAGTCTCGTCGCTCCCGCCACGTCTTCGAAGCGGCTCTTCCCTCCGGGGAGGGGCCGTTTTTCGTCGCGGAATCGTTCCGGGCAGGTGCTTCCGGAAGGCCGCGAATCGTGTTCGGGTTCACAGTTTCGCCGTCTGGCGGAATCCCGGACCCCGTGTTTACGTTTCGGCCTGAAGCAGGGCGCCCAATCCTCCACCGGGGCGTCGGTGCTTCCTGCGGGACCCTCCGGCCGGGATCGGCCGGAGGGTTCGTTCGTTCCGGCGCCGTCCGCTTTGGCGTCGCCTGGCCGCTGTCGCGCTCGCCGGCACGCCGGGGCGACGCTCTCACGTGGATTCGTCCGGGATCGTGGTGTCCGCGGTTGGCACTGTCGATCCCGTGTCCTAGAGTACAGCCTGCTGGCGGTCGCCTTCTCCGGGCCCGGCTGCTGGTCACCGTGGTCCCCGGCCCCCGATCACCATGGTCCGATCCCGCAGCGCTGGTGGTGTCCTCGCCGTCGTTCTCGCCGGTGGAGAGGGGCGTCGCCTGCTCCCCCTGACGCGGGACCGCAGCAAGCCGGCGGTTCCCTTCGCCGGTCGCTACCGCGTCATCGACTTCGTCCTGTCGAACCTCGTGAACTCGGGAGTCGACCGGATCTACGTGCTGACCCAGTACAAGGCGCAGTCGCTGATCGAACACCTGCAGCGGGCGTGGATTCGCATGCAGGGGCGCGACTCCTTCCTGGTGGCCGTCCCGGCGCAGATGCAGACGGGATCGAGCTGGTACTGCGGAACGGCGAATGCCGTGCACCAGAACCTGCACCTGCTTCGACGCTGCCCGGCCGAGGTGGTCGCGGTGTTCGGCGCCGACCACATCTACAAGATGAACGTGGAGCAGATGGTCGACTTCCATCACGCGCGCAAGGCGGCCGTGACGGTGGCCGCCCTGGCGGTGCCGGTGGAGCAGGCCACGTCGTTCGGGGTGATCGAGGTCGACGACAAGGCCCGGATCGTGGGCTTCCAGGAGAAACCGGAGAACCCGCGCCCGATCCCGGGCAACGAGAGCCACGCACTGGTGTCGATGGGCAACTACCTGTTCGCCCCCGACGTCCTCGAGCACGCCCTGCTGCACGACGCCGACGACGCCGGCAGCGACAACGACTTCGGCCGTGACGTGCTTCCCTACCTGCTCGACCGCGAGCCGATGTTCGCCTACGACTTCCGGCGCAACCGGATCCCGAGCGAGCGCGAGTTCGAACGCGCCTACTGGCGCGACATCGGGAGTATCGAGGCCTACTACGACGCGAACATGGACCTGCGCCGCGTGCAGCCGCGACTGAACCTGTACAACTGGGACTGGCCGATCCACACTGCGAGCTTCGCCGACCCCCCGGCCAAGTTCGTGTTCGACGAGTCGAACCGGCGGGGCATGGCGATCGATTCGATCCTCGCCGGCGGTTCGATCGTTGCCGGGGGTTACGTGCGCGACAGCGTGATCGGTCGCAACGTCTTCGTCGACGCCGGGGCCCGGGTGATCGAGTCGATCATCCAGGACAACGTCACCATTGCTCCGGGAGCCGAGATCGTCCGGGCGATCGTCGACAAGAACGCGCAGATCCCTGCGGGAGCGCAGATCAAGCCCGAGCACGATCCCGTCATCGCGGGGTCGATCGTCACGAACACCGGAATCACCGTCGTCCCCCGCGCCACGCATCCGCCGGAGCACGCAGACGCACGTGAACACTGACAAGCGCGAAGCCACCGACCCCCGCGCGTGGTTCGTCTTCCACGGACACTTCTACCAGCCTCCACGGGAGAACCCGTGGACCGACGAGGTCGAGCGCGAACCGAGCGCCCGGCCGTACCATGACTGGAACGCACGGATCGACGCCGAGTGCTACGCCGCGAACGCGGCGGCCCGGATCCACGACGAACGCGGACGCATCCTGCGGATCGTGAACAACTACGAGCACGTGTCGTTCAACTTCGGACCCACGCTGCTGCGGTGGATGGAGCGCAACGACCCGCAGACCCTGTGTCGGATCGTCGAGGCCGACCGGCGCAGTGCCGGGCGCAACGGTGGTCACGGGAATGCGATCGCGCAGTGCTACAACCACATGATCCTGGCCCTGGCCGACCGGCACGACCAGCGCACCCAGATCCGGTGGGGCATGCGTGAGTTCGAGCACCGTTTCGGTCGTCGCGCCGAGGCCCTCTGGCTGGCCGAGACCGCGGCGAACCACGACGTCCTCGAGAGTCTGATCGAGGAGGGCCTGGTGTACGTGATCCTGGCCCCCTTGCAGGCCGGGCGCGTGCGAGCCGAGGGCCATTCGCGGTGGCACGACGTCCGGGGTGGAAGGGTCGATCCGTCGCGGCCGTATCGCTTCGTGCATCGCGACGGATCGGAGCGTTCGATCGCCGTGTTCTTCTACGACGGGCCGCTGGCCCAGTCGGTGTCGTTCGGCGGGGCACTCGAAGACGGCAAGAATCTGGCCCGGGCCGCCGCACACGCCTACGACCCGGCCCGGGAGCACCCGCAGTTGGTCCACCTGGCGGTCGACGGCGAGACGGCCGGGCATCACGTCGGCTTCGGGAACCTGGCCCTGGTGTGGGCACTCGAGCTCGAGATCCCCGCCGAGGGGATGAGGGTGACCAACTACGGCGCCTTCCTGGCGGAGCACCCGCCGACCTGGGAGGTCGAGCTCGACGAAGGACCCTTCGGCGAGGGGACGAGCTGGAGTTGTGCCCACGGGGTGGGGCGGTGGATCCGTGACTGCAGTTGCCGGATCGATCCCGGTGCCCCCTCACAGCAGCGATGGCGCGGTCCGTTGCGCCGCGCGCTCGACCTGGTGCGCGACGGCGGCCGCGCGTTCTTCCTCGAGCGTTCCGCCGAGCTGCTCACCGATCCCTGGGAGGCTCGCGACGACTACGCGGCCCTGTTGCTCGACGACGATTCCGTGGCGCGTGAAGTCTTCTTCGAGCGGCACGCGAAGCGCGAGCTGGACGCCGAGGAACGGCAGCTCGTGCTGGGCCTGCTCGAGATGCAGCACCAGTGCATGCTCATGTACACGAGTTGCGGCTGGTTCTTCGACGACATCGGAGGCCTCGAGACCGTGCAGATCCTTCGCTACGCCGGGAGGGCACTGGAGTTGTGGGAGGAGCTGGGCGGCACTTCGTGTCGTGCCGAGTTCGAGCGCGAACTGTCGAAGGCGCGCAGCAACGATCGCCGGCGTGGCACCGGTGCCGACGTCTTCCGTCGCGACGCGCTCGTCGTACGCGTGACGCCCGAGCGCGTGGTGGCGCATCTCGCCATGGCGTCCCTGTTGGCACCACCGCCGGAGGAGGGGCGGATCGCCCTGCACCGCTTCGAACGCCGATCCTTCCACCTGCGCGAACGCGGTGATCTTCGCCTCGTGACCGGTCACTTCACCCTGGAGCACGAGCGCACCGCGCACCGTGA contains the following coding sequences:
- a CDS encoding SpoIID/LytB domain-containing protein is translated as MRERIRRVLVVLWLVAWTSACAAPPADGIVSDPSDFEPDRGRTDVRVALAFAAPSVTFEATGDVRVFAEGDRWRGSAGAYHATVRAGELVLTAPSGGRVEAKSTIDLRAADPAPWRFDGDRFAGSLTVRRNDDGTVSLVNTLPVETYLRGVVPWEIGRPGEDARAAVEAQAVAARTYTYARLGRWEEYGFDLHADVRDQVYRGLSGTAPICDEAIRATAHRVAVRDGALIRAYYSSTSGGHTATLVDVWHREGAPYLIGKRDADARGRSWCRTSPHFRWTESWSAKELGDIVREHLSSELDRSLAPEDIGVLQRIDVVARDHSGRVQRLAVVTDVDRFEIWGDRIRWVLRPVGSRYGILRSTLFTVENVERDGRLVGVVLRGGGFGHGVGMCQTGALARARAGQGAGTILRAYYEGIDVVDVRSLDGWKLAR
- a CDS encoding DUF3536 domain-containing protein encodes the protein MNTDKREATDPRAWFVFHGHFYQPPRENPWTDEVEREPSARPYHDWNARIDAECYAANAAARIHDERGRILRIVNNYEHVSFNFGPTLLRWMERNDPQTLCRIVEADRRSAGRNGGHGNAIAQCYNHMILALADRHDQRTQIRWGMREFEHRFGRRAEALWLAETAANHDVLESLIEEGLVYVILAPLQAGRVRAEGHSRWHDVRGGRVDPSRPYRFVHRDGSERSIAVFFYDGPLAQSVSFGGALEDGKNLARAAAHAYDPAREHPQLVHLAVDGETAGHHVGFGNLALVWALELEIPAEGMRVTNYGAFLAEHPPTWEVELDEGPFGEGTSWSCAHGVGRWIRDCSCRIDPGAPSQQRWRGPLRRALDLVRDGGRAFFLERSAELLTDPWEARDDYAALLLDDDSVAREVFFERHAKRELDAEERQLVLGLLEMQHQCMLMYTSCGWFFDDIGGLETVQILRYAGRALELWEELGGTSCRAEFERELSKARSNDRRRGTGADVFRRDALVVRVTPERVVAHLAMASLLAPPPEEGRIALHRFERRSFHLRERGDLRLVTGHFTLEHERTAHREDLQVAMLHTGALDFVTMVAPFAPEGFETMQQALHDAFEESDAQSLRRAVETLEGARRFGAADLLESGRQDLLQLVFQEVIDRFSAAYSELYEENREVLRSLHEMGMELPEELRAATTFTLRKQFEREFLQHADDTDPRAHARAVKVVRDALARDVRLDSPVARRHLQRMLEERVRAMGDALRDGNTTVVEASLQQIDDLLSTAEKMRLQLELGPAQLAYHDALLDPVSATVPGTALIPRLDRLGERLGFAEGVLAGAIARAETMSKKTAVARRSSKA
- a CDS encoding glycoside hydrolase family 3 N-terminal domain-containing protein is translated as MSDPRPALVGLSGPALDDDERDLLARLRPQGVLLFERNATDEQQLRALTHEVDARLRDAGVDTPLVASDTEGGIVFPLHRVLDPGPGATTLGWIDRTELTETVHADRGARLRASGVNLVLAPVADVDVAGNPVIGTRAFGRDPEHVRRHVAAAVRGLHRGGVACCVKHWPGHGAARVDSHLELPVLDRDDAALRAVDAPPFEDAVAAGVDAVMTGHLRVPAWQSVGTGPVSVDPAAIARLRSTLGFDGPLLGDAIEMQALAGYGPGALRSAGLDLVLFAAPLARIETAVRELDPTPAHAWHVPAAPRTEPASEVPWDFALRRDGEWPVPSPRRWWVVDEAGGDRLLRVPDDTADPLGHGHATGHRAWENALAPIADHVDVITIERLADLEPTSDEGVALLSVRSGRFDDLSDRIATLRPAAWLLGGAAAIDDLRVGPGVAAARCAEVRPRLLERVLRSGAI
- a CDS encoding anhydro-N-acetylmuramic acid kinase is translated as MIGTSLDGVDAAVVEFTADLRGHRLLAHRTSPLRAADPQRLRAVAAGAATTASELSALGFALVDDHERALRQVCSEAAIDPARLDWAAAHGVTLWHAPAARGGHGWQLLPGPALAARLGCPVVHDFRSADLALGGHGAPLAPVADRLLRASSDEDRVVLNLGGIANLTALPAGAEVILAADVGPANLPLDEMVRRADPEGPGYDRDGALAVTGRVVPELVAAILAEDWVRAPLPRSWGREEFGPRWVDSIEARAPGTGLVDRLASVIEAESRALAWLLDEGLGGWKRAHSATHLLVTGGGRHNRAAMRALERALPGVVLDGIEVLGEDADAKEAVDFALLGGLCVQRRGAGVESTTGARGDTVLGSLAPGRTGIRRTDA
- the glgC gene encoding glucose-1-phosphate adenylyltransferase, translated to MVRSRSAGGVLAVVLAGGEGRRLLPLTRDRSKPAVPFAGRYRVIDFVLSNLVNSGVDRIYVLTQYKAQSLIEHLQRAWIRMQGRDSFLVAVPAQMQTGSSWYCGTANAVHQNLHLLRRCPAEVVAVFGADHIYKMNVEQMVDFHHARKAAVTVAALAVPVEQATSFGVIEVDDKARIVGFQEKPENPRPIPGNESHALVSMGNYLFAPDVLEHALLHDADDAGSDNDFGRDVLPYLLDREPMFAYDFRRNRIPSEREFERAYWRDIGSIEAYYDANMDLRRVQPRLNLYNWDWPIHTASFADPPAKFVFDESNRRGMAIDSILAGGSIVAGGYVRDSVIGRNVFVDAGARVIESIIQDNVTIAPGAEIVRAIVDKNAQIPAGAQIKPEHDPVIAGSIVTNTGITVVPRATHPPEHADAREH